One part of the Flavobacterium johnsoniae UW101 genome encodes these proteins:
- a CDS encoding SanA/YdcF family protein, whose translation MKKYFKIAFYLAIIGLIAVVTVNYWVKSSTETKIYYSIKKLPKNDVGIIFGAGINGDQPSKYLKDRLDAGIMLWKAKRINKILLSGDNGRDEYDELTVMKNYCYNQGVDTTKIFVDYAGFDTYSTMYRAKHIFKIKKATLISQEYHLNRAVYIGNKLEIKSVGFSANNGEYLGYKYVTFREYLSVFKSFFDVLRNREPRFLGGEININGESNYSKEDKR comes from the coding sequence GTGAAAAAATATTTTAAAATAGCGTTTTACCTTGCCATTATCGGGTTAATTGCGGTTGTTACAGTAAATTATTGGGTAAAATCTTCAACCGAAACCAAGATTTATTACTCAATTAAAAAGTTACCTAAAAATGATGTGGGAATTATTTTTGGAGCAGGAATTAACGGAGATCAGCCAAGCAAATATTTAAAAGATCGTTTGGATGCCGGAATTATGCTTTGGAAAGCAAAACGTATCAATAAAATTTTACTTTCGGGAGATAATGGCCGTGATGAATATGATGAATTAACTGTAATGAAAAATTACTGCTACAATCAGGGCGTTGATACAACCAAAATATTTGTTGATTATGCAGGTTTTGATACTTACTCAACAATGTATCGTGCTAAACATATTTTCAAAATTAAGAAAGCCACTTTAATCTCTCAGGAATATCACTTAAACCGCGCGGTTTATATTGGTAACAAATTAGAAATAAAGTCAGTTGGTTTTTCTGCTAATAATGGAGAATATTTAGGATATAAATATGTTACTTTTAGAGAATATCTTTCCGTTTTTAAATCTTTCTTTGATGTTCTAAGAAATCGCGAACCTCGTTTTTTAGGCGGAGAGATTAATATTAACGGAGAATCGAACTATTCTAAAGAAGATAAACGATAA
- a CDS encoding type II toxin-antitoxin system HicA family toxin: MSKIDKLIERLKSKPKDFSWDEMLKVLNHFGYNQISQGKTGGSRRKFVNENKVIISLHEPHPQKILKGYQLDIIIEHLEL; this comes from the coding sequence ATGAGTAAAATTGATAAACTTATCGAAAGGTTGAAGTCAAAACCTAAAGATTTTTCTTGGGACGAAATGCTAAAAGTTTTGAACCATTTTGGTTATAATCAGATTTCACAAGGAAAGACAGGTGGTTCAAGAAGAAAATTTGTGAATGAAAATAAAGTGATTATAAGTCTACATGAACCACATCCACAAAAAATTTTGAAGGGATATCAGCTTGATATTATTATTGAACATTTGGAATTGTAA
- a CDS encoding type II toxin-antitoxin system HicB family antitoxin, translating into MKNYLEYNGYIGTLEFSADDKIFFGKIQGINDLITFEGSSVTELEESFKEAVDDYLETCKVLNKVPDKTYKGSFNVRVSQELHQKIALLASKKGLNLNEIVKEALSYVVKHEEILS; encoded by the coding sequence ATGAAAAACTATTTAGAATATAACGGATACATTGGTACATTAGAATTTTCTGCAGACGATAAAATATTCTTTGGAAAAATTCAAGGTATAAATGATTTAATAACCTTTGAAGGTTCTTCTGTTACAGAATTGGAAGAATCTTTTAAAGAAGCTGTTGATGATTATTTGGAGACATGCAAAGTCTTGAATAAAGTTCCAGATAAAACATATAAAGGATCTTTTAATGTGAGAGTGTCTCAAGAGTTACATCAAAAAATAGCTCTTTTAGCTTCTAAAAAAGGATTAAACTTAAATGAAATTGTAAAAGAAGCGTTGTCGTATGTTGTTAAACATGAAGAAATTTTAAGTTAG